A stretch of Myceligenerans xiligouense DNA encodes these proteins:
- a CDS encoding SGNH/GDSL hydrolase family protein, translating to MSATSSQNPEGSHDSTPAPPVSDPAAADAAASSADPVTSPTDPAVSSGSPAPQPAATRPVSSRPRATGHGPAEPPAEPAAASSGSATRSDEAPRWQRYVAIGDSFTEGLWDPYPGLEDTQRGWADRLATSLSERRIAAGEPAIEYANLAIRGRLLRPIIAEQLDAALSVKPDLVSLIGGGNDILRPGVDLETICAALEHAVARIRATGADVLLGTGFKAGGTLAWTNSRVGVYNANLWSIARRHDAHVLDLWGIRSLFDLRMWSSDRIHLLPEGHERVKNAALAGLGLSPDDPDWDEPLPPAPRQTLVAATREHAAWAREHVGPWVKRRVTGRSSGDGRTPKWPAAEPWPRA from the coding sequence GTGAGCGCGACTTCCTCCCAGAATCCCGAAGGTTCGCACGACTCGACGCCCGCACCACCGGTGTCCGATCCGGCGGCGGCCGATGCCGCCGCGTCGTCGGCCGACCCGGTCACCTCGCCGACCGACCCGGCCGTGTCCTCCGGCTCGCCGGCGCCGCAGCCGGCGGCGACCCGCCCGGTGTCGTCACGGCCCCGGGCCACCGGGCACGGTCCGGCCGAACCGCCGGCCGAACCGGCCGCGGCGTCGTCGGGCTCTGCCACCCGGTCCGACGAGGCGCCGCGCTGGCAACGCTACGTCGCCATCGGCGACTCGTTCACCGAGGGCTTGTGGGATCCGTACCCCGGCCTGGAGGACACGCAGCGCGGCTGGGCCGACCGCCTGGCGACCTCGCTGAGCGAGCGACGCATCGCGGCCGGCGAACCGGCGATCGAGTACGCGAACCTCGCGATCCGCGGGCGGCTGCTCCGCCCGATCATCGCCGAGCAGCTCGACGCCGCCCTCAGCGTCAAACCGGACCTGGTGTCCCTCATCGGGGGTGGCAACGACATCCTGCGACCCGGCGTGGACCTGGAGACCATCTGCGCCGCCCTGGAGCACGCCGTCGCCAGGATCCGCGCGACAGGCGCCGACGTGCTCCTGGGCACCGGGTTCAAGGCGGGCGGCACGCTGGCCTGGACCAACAGCCGGGTCGGCGTCTACAACGCGAACCTCTGGTCGATCGCCCGCCGGCACGACGCGCACGTGCTCGACCTGTGGGGCATCCGCTCGCTCTTCGACCTGCGCATGTGGTCCAGCGACCGCATCCACCTCCTTCCCGAAGGCCACGAGCGCGTCAAGAACGCCGCGCTCGCCGGGCTCGGCCTGTCGCCCGATGATCCCGACTGGGACGAGCCGCTCCCCCCGGCGCCCCGGCAGACCCTCGTCGCGGCCACGAGGGAGCACGCGGCCTGGGCCAGGGAACACGTCGGGCCATGGGTGAAGCGCCGGGTGACGGGCAGATCATCGGGCGACGGCCGCACCCCGAAGTGGCCGGCGGCGGAACCCTGGCCTCGCGCCTGA
- a CDS encoding AI-2E family transporter has protein sequence MGLFGRRTPPDRPTEEVRPPAEPESRTVRGASRLWSDGFGRVGTRSLQILAIVAVIAVFGFVGTRLTLVVIPVLIALVLAAAISPLVSFLRRRGMPSILATWISLLALVALLSGIVWLVVLAVVDQWDELQEQALDGFDSLQTYLQNLPFEISEEQLTSVRDSAVSLLQSDAVGSGAIAGVSQTADFVAGFFIMIVVLFFFLKDGPVMWEFLLRPFDGHRYERGRRVGAATIRTLGGYVRGTAIVAIVDAVGIGIGLAIIGVPLVIPLSVLVFLLAFIPLVGATLAGILAALVTLVAVGPVEALVVVAIVIVVNQLEGDFLQPIVMGRTLRLHPLVILFALTTGTVLVGITGAVLAVPIAASIWRAIQVWDGPDLPARFARKKRPETV, from the coding sequence ATGGGTCTCTTCGGCCGCCGCACACCCCCCGACCGCCCGACCGAGGAGGTTCGGCCCCCTGCCGAGCCCGAGTCTCGCACCGTCCGCGGTGCGTCCCGGCTGTGGTCGGACGGCTTCGGCCGGGTCGGCACGCGATCACTGCAGATCCTCGCGATCGTCGCCGTCATCGCCGTCTTCGGGTTCGTGGGCACGCGCCTGACCCTCGTCGTGATCCCCGTCCTCATCGCGCTCGTGCTGGCGGCGGCGATCTCCCCGCTGGTCTCCTTCCTGCGTCGACGCGGCATGCCCTCGATCCTGGCGACGTGGATCTCGCTCCTGGCGCTGGTCGCACTGCTGTCGGGGATCGTGTGGCTCGTGGTGCTCGCCGTCGTGGACCAGTGGGACGAGTTGCAGGAGCAAGCACTCGACGGATTCGACTCCCTGCAGACCTACCTCCAGAACCTGCCCTTCGAGATCAGCGAGGAGCAGCTCACCTCGGTGCGCGACTCCGCGGTGAGCCTGCTGCAGTCCGACGCCGTGGGCTCCGGAGCCATCGCGGGCGTCTCGCAGACGGCCGACTTCGTCGCGGGCTTCTTCATCATGATCGTCGTCCTGTTCTTCTTCCTGAAGGACGGCCCGGTCATGTGGGAGTTCCTGCTGCGGCCGTTCGACGGACACCGGTACGAGCGCGGCCGTCGCGTCGGCGCCGCGACCATCCGGACCCTCGGCGGCTACGTGCGCGGGACGGCGATCGTGGCGATCGTCGACGCGGTCGGCATCGGGATCGGCCTGGCGATCATCGGGGTGCCGCTCGTCATCCCGCTGTCGGTGCTCGTCTTCCTGCTCGCCTTCATCCCTCTGGTCGGCGCCACGTTGGCCGGCATCCTCGCGGCCCTGGTGACGCTCGTCGCCGTCGGGCCGGTCGAGGCTCTCGTCGTCGTCGCCATCGTCATCGTGGTGAACCAGCTCGAGGGTGACTTCCTCCAGCCGATCGTCATGGGCCGCACGCTCCGCCTGCACCCGCTCGTCATCCTGTTCGCCCTGACCACGGGCACGGTGCTCGTCGGCATCACCGGGGCCGTGCTCGCCGTGCCGATCGCGGCATCGATCTGGCGCGCGATCCAGGTGTGGGACGGACCCGACCTCCCCGCGCGGTTCGCTCGTAAGAAGCGGCCCGAGACCGTCTGA
- the groL gene encoding chaperonin GroEL (60 kDa chaperone family; promotes refolding of misfolded polypeptides especially under stressful conditions; forms two stacked rings of heptamers to form a barrel-shaped 14mer; ends can be capped by GroES; misfolded proteins enter the barrel where they are refolded when GroES binds) has product MAKMIAFDEEARRSMERGLNQLADTVKVTLGPKGRNVVLDKKWGAPTITNDGVSIAKEIELEDPYERIGAELVKEVAKKTDDVAGDGTTTATVLAQALVKEGLRVVAAGANPIAVKRGIEKATEAVTEQLLNSATEVETKEQIASTAAISAGDPAIGELIAEALDKVGKEGVITVEESNTFGLELELTEGMRFDKGFLARYFETDPERQEAVLEDPYVLIVESKISNVKDMLPVLDQVMKQGRALLIIAEDVEGEALATLVLNKIRGTFKSVAVKAPGFGDRRKAMLQDIAILTGGQVISETVGLKLENATLDMLGTARKVVVTKDETTIVEGSGDAELISGRVNQIRSEIEKSDSDYDREKLQERLAKLAGGVAVIKAGAATEVELKERKHRIEDAVRNAKAAVEEGIVAGGGVALIQASAIAFEKLDLEDDEAIGAQIVRAAVDAPLKQIAINAGLEGGVVAEKVRGLEIGHGLNAATGVYEDLLAAGVNDPVKVTRSALQNAASIAALFLTTEAVVADKPEKAAAAPAGDGGMGDMGGMGF; this is encoded by the coding sequence ATGGCCAAGATGATTGCGTTCGACGAGGAAGCTCGTCGGAGCATGGAGCGCGGGCTCAACCAGCTCGCCGACACCGTCAAGGTGACGCTCGGCCCCAAGGGCCGCAACGTCGTGCTGGACAAGAAGTGGGGCGCCCCCACGATCACCAACGACGGCGTCTCCATCGCGAAGGAGATCGAGCTCGAGGACCCGTACGAGCGGATCGGTGCGGAGCTCGTCAAGGAGGTCGCCAAGAAGACGGACGACGTCGCGGGTGACGGCACCACCACCGCCACCGTGCTCGCCCAGGCGCTCGTGAAGGAAGGCCTGCGCGTCGTCGCCGCCGGCGCCAACCCGATCGCCGTCAAGCGCGGCATCGAGAAGGCCACCGAGGCGGTCACCGAGCAGCTGCTCAACTCGGCCACCGAGGTCGAGACCAAGGAGCAGATCGCCTCCACGGCGGCCATCTCGGCGGGCGACCCCGCCATCGGTGAGCTGATCGCCGAAGCCCTCGACAAGGTGGGCAAGGAAGGCGTCATCACCGTCGAGGAGTCCAACACCTTCGGCCTCGAGCTCGAGCTCACCGAGGGCATGCGCTTCGACAAGGGCTTCCTCGCCCGTTACTTCGAGACGGACCCCGAGCGCCAGGAGGCCGTGCTCGAGGACCCGTACGTCCTGATCGTCGAGTCGAAGATCTCGAACGTCAAGGACATGCTGCCCGTCCTGGACCAGGTCATGAAGCAGGGCCGCGCCCTGCTCATCATCGCCGAGGACGTCGAGGGCGAGGCCCTGGCGACCCTGGTGCTGAACAAGATCCGCGGCACCTTCAAGTCCGTCGCCGTCAAGGCTCCGGGCTTCGGCGACCGCCGCAAGGCCATGCTCCAGGACATCGCCATCCTCACGGGTGGTCAGGTCATCTCCGAGACCGTCGGTCTCAAGCTGGAGAACGCCACGCTCGACATGCTGGGCACCGCCCGCAAGGTGGTCGTCACCAAGGACGAGACCACCATCGTCGAGGGGTCGGGCGACGCCGAGCTCATCTCGGGCCGCGTGAACCAGATCCGCAGCGAGATCGAGAAGTCGGACTCCGACTACGACCGCGAGAAGCTGCAGGAGCGCCTCGCCAAGCTGGCCGGCGGCGTGGCCGTCATCAAGGCCGGTGCGGCCACCGAGGTGGAGCTCAAGGAGCGCAAGCACCGCATCGAGGACGCCGTCCGCAACGCCAAGGCCGCGGTCGAGGAGGGCATCGTCGCCGGTGGTGGCGTGGCTCTGATCCAGGCCAGCGCCATCGCGTTCGAGAAGCTCGACCTCGAGGACGACGAGGCCATCGGTGCGCAGATCGTGCGCGCCGCTGTCGACGCCCCGCTCAAGCAGATCGCCATCAACGCCGGCCTCGAGGGCGGCGTCGTCGCGGAGAAGGTGCGCGGCCTGGAGATCGGCCACGGCCTGAACGCCGCGACCGGCGTGTACGAGGACCTGCTCGCCGCGGGCGTGAACGACCCGGTCAAGGTCACGCGCTCCGCGCTGCAGAACGCCGCGTCGATCGCCGCGCTGTTCCTCACCACCGAGGCCGTCGTGGCCGACAAGCCGGAGAAGGCCGCTGCCGCTCCGGCCGGCGACGGTGGCATGGGTGACATGGGCGGCATGGGCTTCTGA
- a CDS encoding sensor histidine kinase: MSDDTRASATGPVATGPSDDGSADGRPAGAADVTGTGADVPPAETAQDADPLVPGGRLAGWVAGVPLRARLVAITAFLLAAGLIITGLLARGIVGEYLVDQVDAQLERQAPTLAKSVLSYGTATTLPSDYYIEYRWADGTLRTPRDERAVEVYGVPDIPDLTYDETAERKGQPFTVRAVQGSEAATRWRVYPLVNANTADSSAVETAFVALPLGRVDAALEVLSRTLVLAGIGIILLGLVLAWLMIERSLRQLREIETAAASIAAGDLSRRVPAPPPSTEVGSLAESLNSMLAQIETAFSVREASEARMRRFVSDASHELRTPLATIRGYGELYRMGALDGRDGPDRERVADTMGRVEDAARRMGSLVNDLLVLARLDEGRPMARGPVDVAVLARESAQDLHALDPSREVRVIGLSDDAPPGRDDPAGPATTGVVGPVMTQGDDDRLRQVLTNLIGNVARHTPAGSAAEIAVGYGQDGQAVVEVRDHGHGVAEEHAERMFERFYRADSSRNRESGGSGLGLAIVSAIVAAHGGHIDVGPTPGGGLTVRVTLPGTGS, translated from the coding sequence ATGAGCGACGACACCCGTGCGTCCGCCACCGGCCCGGTCGCGACGGGCCCGTCCGACGACGGATCGGCGGACGGCCGTCCGGCAGGGGCCGCGGACGTGACCGGCACCGGAGCGGACGTTCCGCCGGCCGAGACCGCTCAGGACGCTGATCCCCTCGTGCCCGGAGGGCGGCTCGCGGGCTGGGTCGCCGGCGTCCCTCTGCGTGCGCGGCTCGTGGCGATCACAGCGTTCCTGCTGGCCGCCGGACTCATCATCACGGGCCTGCTCGCACGGGGCATCGTCGGCGAATACCTGGTCGATCAGGTGGACGCGCAGCTGGAGCGGCAGGCGCCCACCCTCGCCAAGAGCGTCCTGAGCTACGGAACCGCGACGACGCTGCCCAGCGACTACTACATCGAGTACCGCTGGGCGGACGGCACCTTGCGCACCCCGCGTGACGAGCGCGCCGTCGAGGTGTACGGCGTCCCGGACATCCCGGACCTCACGTATGACGAGACGGCTGAGCGCAAGGGGCAGCCGTTCACGGTTCGCGCCGTCCAGGGCTCGGAAGCGGCGACCCGATGGCGCGTCTACCCGCTCGTCAACGCGAACACGGCGGACAGCAGCGCCGTCGAGACCGCTTTCGTGGCGCTCCCGCTCGGGAGGGTCGATGCCGCACTGGAGGTCCTGTCCCGCACGCTCGTCCTGGCCGGTATCGGGATCATCCTGCTCGGCCTCGTGCTCGCCTGGCTCATGATCGAACGCTCCCTGCGCCAGCTCCGGGAGATCGAGACCGCCGCCGCGTCCATCGCCGCCGGTGACCTGTCCCGGCGGGTCCCGGCCCCGCCGCCGTCGACCGAGGTGGGGTCGCTCGCGGAGTCGCTGAACTCGATGCTGGCGCAGATCGAGACGGCCTTCTCCGTGCGCGAGGCGTCCGAGGCCCGGATGCGGCGGTTCGTCTCCGACGCCTCCCACGAGCTCCGCACCCCGCTCGCGACGATCCGCGGGTACGGCGAGCTCTACCGGATGGGCGCCCTGGACGGAAGGGACGGCCCCGACCGTGAGCGCGTGGCCGACACGATGGGCCGCGTCGAGGACGCCGCCCGGCGCATGGGGTCCCTCGTGAACGACCTGCTCGTGCTCGCCCGCCTCGACGAGGGACGTCCCATGGCGCGCGGGCCGGTCGACGTCGCCGTCCTCGCCCGGGAGAGCGCGCAGGACCTGCACGCCCTCGACCCGTCGCGTGAGGTCCGCGTGATCGGGTTGTCCGACGACGCCCCGCCGGGTCGCGACGATCCGGCCGGCCCGGCCACGACCGGCGTCGTCGGCCCCGTGATGACCCAGGGCGACGACGACCGCCTGCGGCAGGTGCTCACGAACCTCATCGGGAACGTCGCGCGGCACACGCCCGCGGGTTCCGCGGCCGAGATCGCCGTCGGGTACGGGCAGGACGGGCAGGCCGTGGTCGAGGTGCGGGACCACGGGCACGGCGTGGCCGAGGAGCACGCGGAGCGGATGTTCGAGCGGTTCTACCGCGCCGACTCGTCGCGAAACCGTGAGTCGGGCGGGTCCGGTCTGGGCCTGGCGATCGTGTCGGCGATCGTCGCGGCGCACGGCGGACACATCGACGTCGGCCCGACGCCGGGCGGCGGCCTGACCGTCCGCGTCACGCTGCCCGGCACGGGCTCGTGA
- a CDS encoding HAD family hydrolase, giving the protein MTAAALLASSRAVLLDFDGPITPLMPAPANMHAADVGRAALAGYEATVEPIAATSDHLAVIRWTGVHVPKALAAVEAACTAAEVEAAETCEPTPGSDELIRSLHRRGTPVVIVTNNAAEAVDTYLTRWNLTESVLRIVGRPVHRPDLMKPHPHTIEEALRTLRVPPGRAVLVGDSVTDVEVARTAHVPCIGYAKNPRRGKELREAGAEALTDTIAAIVPVDGP; this is encoded by the coding sequence CGCGCTCCTCGCTTCCTCGCGCGCCGTGCTGCTGGACTTCGACGGCCCTATCACTCCGCTGATGCCCGCACCCGCCAACATGCACGCCGCCGACGTCGGCCGCGCAGCACTCGCCGGATACGAGGCGACAGTCGAACCCATCGCCGCCACTTCCGACCATCTGGCGGTCATCCGGTGGACCGGCGTCCACGTCCCGAAGGCATTGGCAGCCGTCGAGGCTGCGTGCACTGCGGCCGAGGTCGAGGCCGCCGAGACCTGTGAACCGACCCCTGGCTCGGACGAACTCATCCGCTCCCTTCACCGTCGAGGCACCCCCGTCGTCATCGTCACAAACAACGCCGCCGAGGCTGTGGATACGTACCTCACGCGTTGGAATCTCACAGAGTCGGTCCTGCGCATCGTGGGCCGACCCGTGCACCGCCCCGACCTCATGAAGCCGCACCCCCACACCATCGAAGAGGCGCTACGGACCTTGAGGGTCCCGCCCGGTCGCGCCGTCCTGGTCGGTGACTCCGTGACCGACGTCGAAGTTGCCCGGACCGCACATGTGCCGTGCATCGGATACGCCAAGAACCCCCGGCGCGGCAAGGAACTCCGCGAGGCCGGAGCTGAAGCGCTCACCGACACCATCGCGGCGATCGTTCCCGTCGATGGCCCGTGA
- a CDS encoding phytoene desaturase family protein has product MTVLDAVVVGSGPNGLAAAVTLARAGLAVRVLEEQPTIGGGARTLTGAELADAAPVPQPPGAGPPPLGSDDATGAGLRFDLCSAVHPMAWASPFFRAFGLAERIELRTPEVSYAQPLDPAAGSGDPRAGIAFRDLDRTVAGLGADGAAWRSLIGPLADRWQGVTALAMSDKRGLVTPRGLGREAVEALRAAPSFGPALLEQGSGLWNRRFAADVAPALLTGVAAHVMTPLPSLAGAGTALLLGALAHAPLGWALPVGGSGAIVDALVADLVTHGGEIETSRPVRTRADLPPARVFLFDTAPGVVGRVFGSRMRSRAGTALRRYRFGGGAAKVDLVLRGPVPWSVSDVGRAATVHLGGTREQMAEAEATVAAGRHAAHPVCLLSDPTVTDPAREAGGLRPMWTYAHVPAGSERDVTEDVVGQIERFAPGFRDVVVAARCVPAAWMPRHNANYVGGDIGAGAVTMPRMLAAPGPAGTRWDPYSTGVDGVYLCSAATPPGPGVHGMSGWHAARRVLLREFEIRRPPDLSPATT; this is encoded by the coding sequence ATGACCGTGTTGGACGCCGTCGTCGTCGGCTCCGGGCCCAACGGACTGGCCGCCGCCGTCACGCTCGCCCGCGCCGGACTCGCCGTCCGGGTGCTCGAGGAGCAGCCGACGATCGGCGGCGGCGCACGGACGCTCACCGGCGCGGAACTGGCCGACGCGGCGCCCGTGCCGCAGCCGCCCGGCGCCGGCCCGCCCCCGCTGGGGTCCGACGACGCGACAGGTGCGGGCCTGCGCTTCGACCTGTGCTCCGCCGTGCACCCGATGGCATGGGCGTCGCCGTTCTTCCGGGCGTTCGGCCTCGCGGAGCGGATCGAGCTCCGCACCCCCGAGGTCTCCTACGCGCAGCCGCTCGACCCGGCGGCCGGGTCCGGCGACCCGCGCGCCGGAATCGCGTTCCGTGACCTCGACCGGACCGTCGCGGGGCTCGGGGCGGACGGCGCCGCCTGGCGCTCCCTCATCGGCCCGCTGGCCGACCGGTGGCAGGGAGTGACGGCGCTCGCCATGAGCGACAAGCGAGGTCTCGTCACTCCCCGCGGCCTCGGCCGGGAGGCCGTGGAGGCGCTCCGGGCCGCGCCCTCGTTCGGGCCGGCCCTCCTCGAGCAGGGCTCGGGCCTCTGGAACCGCCGGTTCGCCGCCGACGTCGCCCCCGCGCTGCTCACCGGCGTCGCCGCGCATGTCATGACGCCGTTGCCGTCGCTCGCGGGCGCCGGGACCGCGCTCCTGCTCGGCGCTCTCGCGCACGCCCCGCTCGGCTGGGCCCTGCCGGTCGGCGGGTCGGGGGCGATCGTGGACGCCCTGGTCGCGGACCTTGTCACGCACGGGGGCGAGATCGAGACCTCGCGCCCGGTCCGCACGCGGGCCGACCTCCCACCGGCCCGCGTGTTCCTGTTCGACACGGCACCCGGTGTCGTCGGGCGGGTCTTCGGCAGCCGCATGCGATCGCGTGCCGGCACCGCGCTGCGGCGCTACCGGTTCGGGGGCGGCGCGGCCAAGGTCGACCTCGTGCTGCGCGGTCCGGTGCCGTGGTCCGTGTCCGACGTCGGGCGCGCGGCGACCGTGCACCTCGGCGGGACGCGTGAGCAGATGGCCGAGGCGGAGGCGACCGTGGCCGCGGGACGGCACGCCGCGCACCCCGTCTGCCTGCTCAGCGACCCGACGGTGACCGACCCGGCGCGCGAGGCCGGCGGCCTGCGTCCGATGTGGACCTACGCCCATGTCCCGGCAGGTTCGGAGCGCGACGTCACCGAGGACGTCGTCGGGCAGATCGAACGGTTCGCTCCGGGGTTCCGCGACGTCGTCGTCGCCGCGCGGTGCGTCCCGGCCGCGTGGATGCCCCGGCACAACGCGAACTACGTGGGCGGGGACATCGGCGCGGGCGCGGTCACCATGCCGCGCATGCTCGCCGCGCCCGGCCCGGCGGGAACGCGCTGGGACCCGTACTCGACGGGCGTCGACGGCGTGTACCTGTGCTCGGCGGCCACGCCGCCCGGGCCGGGCGTCCACGGGATGTCGGGATGGCACGCGGCGCGCCGCGTGCTCCTTCGCGAGTTCGAGATCCGCCGCCCGCCGGACCTGTCGCCGGCCACGACCTGA
- a CDS encoding WXG100 family type VII secretion target has product MQYQVDSEQMSAASGAVAASVTAVRAEVSAMMRNLDALQSTWSGSAATAFSGTTAQWHAAQAQVETALDAIQAALAQAARTYADAELAATRLFG; this is encoded by the coding sequence ATGCAGTATCAGGTGGACAGTGAGCAGATGAGCGCGGCGAGCGGGGCCGTGGCGGCGTCGGTGACAGCCGTCCGCGCCGAGGTCTCCGCGATGATGCGAAACCTCGATGCGCTGCAGAGCACGTGGTCCGGCAGCGCCGCGACGGCGTTCTCGGGAACCACCGCCCAGTGGCACGCCGCCCAGGCCCAGGTCGAGACCGCGCTGGACGCCATCCAGGCCGCCCTCGCCCAGGCTGCCCGGACCTACGCGGACGCGGAGCTCGCGGCCACGCGGCTGTTCGGCTGA
- a CDS encoding cold-shock protein codes for MAQGTVKWFNAEKGYGFITPTSGGQDLFVHYSAIQVDGYRTLDEGQSVEYEVGQGQKGPQAEMVRPL; via the coding sequence ATGGCCCAGGGCACCGTCAAGTGGTTCAACGCAGAGAAGGGGTATGGGTTTATCACCCCGACCTCCGGCGGGCAGGACCTGTTCGTCCACTACAGCGCTATTCAGGTGGACGGTTACCGCACCCTCGACGAGGGGCAGTCGGTTGAGTACGAAGTGGGACAGGGCCAGAAGGGCCCCCAGGCAGAGATGGTCCGCCCGCTCTGA
- a CDS encoding response regulator transcription factor, translating to MATPEARLVVVDDEPNIRELLATSLRFAGFEVHAAADGNGALQLVRDLDPDLVVLDVMLPDMDGFTVTRRMRATGKHAPVLFLTARDDTHDKIQGLTVGGDDYVTKPFSLEEVVARIRAVLRRTGTPVPEDDAVLKVGDLEMDEDSHEVRRAGIEIDLSPTEFKLLRYLMLNAGRVLSKAQILDHVWQYDWGGDANIVESYISYLRRKIDHLTVDGPGGPVQLPALIHTKRGVGYLLRPAA from the coding sequence ATGGCGACACCAGAGGCGCGGCTCGTCGTGGTCGACGATGAGCCCAACATCCGCGAACTCCTAGCCACGTCCCTGCGATTCGCGGGCTTCGAGGTGCATGCCGCGGCGGACGGCAACGGCGCGCTCCAGCTCGTCCGGGACCTGGATCCGGACCTCGTCGTGCTGGACGTGATGCTTCCCGACATGGACGGTTTCACCGTGACGCGCCGCATGCGCGCCACGGGCAAGCACGCACCCGTTCTCTTCCTCACCGCCCGCGACGACACCCACGACAAGATCCAGGGCCTGACCGTCGGCGGTGACGACTACGTGACCAAGCCCTTCAGCCTGGAGGAGGTCGTCGCGCGGATCCGGGCCGTGCTGCGCCGCACGGGCACTCCGGTCCCGGAGGACGACGCGGTACTGAAGGTCGGCGACCTGGAGATGGACGAGGACTCGCACGAGGTCCGGCGCGCCGGCATCGAGATCGACCTGTCGCCCACGGAGTTCAAGCTGCTGCGCTACCTCATGCTCAACGCGGGCCGTGTGCTGTCCAAGGCGCAGATCCTCGACCACGTCTGGCAGTACGACTGGGGCGGTGACGCGAACATCGTCGAGTCGTACATCTCCTACCTGCGCCGCAAGATCGACCACCTGACCGTGGACGGGCCGGGCGGGCCCGTCCAGCTCCCCGCGCTCATCCACACCAAGCGGGGGGTCGGGTACCTGCTGCGCCCGGCGGCGTGA
- a CDS encoding uracil-DNA glycosylase, producing the protein MTPDTDEAQARKPLSQIISPDWAEALSGVEPRIHELGDFLRAENAAGRGYFPPGPNVLAAFQRPLSEVKVLIVGQDPYPRPGHAMGLSFSVQPDVRPLPPSLLNMYKELETDLGIPMPSNGDLRPWADQGVMLLNRVLTCQPGKSDSHAGKGWEEVTEAAIKALAARGGPLVAVLWGAKARNLKKFLGDVPIVESAHPSPLSARNGFFGSKPYSRVNTLLEEQGATPIDWQLP; encoded by the coding sequence ATGACGCCTGATACCGACGAAGCCCAGGCCCGTAAGCCGTTGTCGCAGATCATCTCGCCCGACTGGGCGGAGGCGCTGTCCGGCGTCGAGCCTCGCATCCATGAGCTGGGTGACTTCCTGCGGGCCGAGAACGCCGCCGGGCGCGGCTACTTCCCGCCCGGCCCGAACGTGCTCGCCGCGTTCCAGCGCCCGCTGTCCGAGGTGAAGGTCCTCATCGTCGGCCAGGACCCCTATCCCCGGCCTGGCCACGCGATGGGCCTGTCGTTCTCGGTCCAGCCGGACGTGCGCCCGCTGCCGCCGTCGTTGCTGAACATGTACAAGGAGCTGGAGACCGACCTCGGCATCCCGATGCCGTCCAACGGCGATCTGCGCCCCTGGGCCGATCAGGGCGTCATGCTCCTCAACAGGGTGCTGACCTGCCAGCCGGGCAAGTCGGACTCGCATGCCGGCAAGGGCTGGGAGGAGGTCACGGAGGCGGCCATCAAGGCTCTCGCCGCGCGCGGTGGCCCGCTGGTCGCGGTGCTGTGGGGAGCGAAGGCGCGCAACCTGAAGAAGTTCCTCGGCGATGTTCCGATCGTCGAGAGCGCGCACCCCTCGCCGCTCTCGGCCCGCAACGGCTTCTTCGGCTCCAAGCCGTACTCCCGCGTCAACACCCTCCTGGAGGAGCAGGGCGCGACCCCGATCGACTGGCAGCTGCCGTAA
- a CDS encoding DUF3263 domain-containing protein yields MLIESSEAADVEPVGDAAEPSDATAAGLSDLEREILAFERKWWRFAGAKEEAARELFDMTSTRYYQVLNALIDTPAALAHDPMLVKRLRRMRATQRGARSARRLADEKP; encoded by the coding sequence ATGCTGATCGAGTCCTCGGAGGCGGCCGACGTCGAGCCGGTCGGCGACGCCGCGGAGCCCTCGGACGCGACGGCGGCCGGCCTGTCGGACCTCGAACGCGAGATCCTCGCGTTCGAACGCAAGTGGTGGCGGTTCGCCGGGGCCAAGGAGGAAGCGGCCCGCGAACTCTTCGACATGACCTCCACCCGGTATTACCAGGTGTTGAACGCGCTGATCGACACCCCCGCGGCACTCGCCCATGACCCGATGCTGGTCAAGCGGTTGCGTCGGATGCGCGCGACGCAACGGGGCGCACGATCCGCCCGGCGGCTCGCGGACGAGAAGCCCTGA